A window of Haliscomenobacter hydrossis DSM 1100 contains these coding sequences:
- a CDS encoding membrane protein has product MKKATRGLLFLFTLVFLSWTYPGRAQSPDAFYPKIIGWGFDSCILGKEVQVLASRSVLSFEAARKSLHANAGLPLVGPNAMRPKGKFQRGLFEYWLSFRVKNQTELPFTLGIEHHFITGAWVEAEAKIDPLAKPERHRQQTVLLNLATSEVYQQQIPAGATYTFYLHIKDHRLGRDLAPVLWDMDALRIAQQAKLKNTAFGQTIFISLFFTLAIVGTIFFLSRLRAVFGWYMVFKWGLAGYFLQEIIDYNATQSGQIPFIDWTWTKASLMILVFFSYLQFIHAYVKGRSGSEWIVNILPRCHLFLLGYFCVDILLLLLNQWYLSWIIFYIFLWIVVLFSGRVIWHIKKVSYAPTKYLLRGVLALMTGFTLSLLAFTFFENLLSAFRGVELGFLPIGMGGLLESFFFFVSLGEQEKAWLQERLAYQGRETKAIDARRIYEHQLQVVLEQELSAVKRQLDAQEKEILSNREQDLKNQRALAYKRLQLRTLRYGFLAKTSDDILQQLNHHLANDQVITADEQLTRFGGFVRDLLFLAGEPTNTIQAELQLCKRLAQLNDFQIQFPNEGLQPQWRCPALLFLSLVYQSARSTTKDVTSCRILQEEQENQVTVQFISTIPFALSQQHQEIWLDAQEQLKNFSLGSDFEGALSEEDSGWTVIIRKKQS; this is encoded by the coding sequence ATGAAAAAAGCAACCCGTGGCTTATTGTTTCTTTTTACCCTGGTATTCCTGAGTTGGACATATCCCGGCCGGGCACAAAGTCCTGATGCATTTTACCCAAAAATCATTGGCTGGGGTTTTGATTCCTGTATCTTGGGAAAGGAGGTGCAAGTTTTGGCATCCAGATCCGTTTTATCCTTCGAAGCCGCCCGAAAAAGCCTGCACGCCAACGCAGGTCTACCCTTAGTTGGCCCAAATGCGATGCGTCCTAAAGGAAAGTTTCAACGCGGTCTCTTTGAATACTGGCTAAGTTTTAGGGTGAAAAATCAAACCGAACTACCTTTTACCCTGGGCATAGAACATCATTTCATTACTGGTGCCTGGGTAGAAGCGGAAGCTAAAATCGATCCTTTAGCAAAACCTGAGCGCCACAGGCAACAGACCGTATTGTTGAACCTGGCGACCAGCGAGGTTTACCAACAGCAAATTCCGGCTGGAGCAACGTATACTTTTTACTTGCACATCAAAGACCATCGACTGGGGCGAGATTTGGCACCGGTGCTGTGGGACATGGACGCACTGCGCATAGCCCAACAGGCAAAGCTTAAAAACACTGCCTTTGGACAAACCATTTTCATTAGCTTGTTTTTCACGTTGGCCATCGTCGGTACCATTTTTTTCCTTTCGCGTCTGCGTGCGGTTTTTGGCTGGTATATGGTTTTTAAATGGGGCCTGGCTGGCTATTTTTTACAGGAAATCATTGATTACAATGCTACCCAAAGCGGACAAATCCCTTTTATTGATTGGACCTGGACGAAAGCCAGTCTGATGATCCTCGTGTTTTTTTCTTACCTGCAATTCATCCATGCTTATGTAAAAGGCCGGAGTGGTTCGGAGTGGATTGTGAATATTCTCCCCCGTTGTCATCTTTTTTTGCTGGGGTACTTTTGTGTAGACATCCTGCTGTTGTTGTTGAACCAATGGTACCTCAGTTGGATCATTTTTTACATTTTTTTGTGGATCGTGGTGCTGTTCAGTGGCCGGGTAATTTGGCACATCAAAAAAGTAAGCTATGCGCCCACCAAATATTTGCTGCGTGGGGTACTGGCGCTGATGACCGGTTTTACCCTTTCATTACTGGCCTTTACTTTTTTTGAAAACCTGTTGAGTGCGTTTCGGGGTGTAGAACTCGGTTTTTTACCCATTGGCATGGGGGGGCTCCTGGAAAGTTTTTTCTTTTTCGTAAGTCTCGGTGAACAGGAAAAAGCCTGGTTGCAGGAACGTTTGGCTTACCAGGGTCGGGAAACCAAAGCCATCGACGCCCGCCGCATTTACGAACACCAGCTCCAGGTTGTTTTGGAGCAGGAACTTTCGGCGGTAAAAAGACAACTTGACGCTCAGGAAAAAGAAATTTTGAGTAATCGCGAACAGGATCTGAAAAATCAGCGTGCCCTGGCTTACAAACGTTTGCAATTGCGCACTTTGCGGTATGGTTTTTTGGCCAAAACCAGCGACGATATTCTCCAACAATTGAATCATCATCTGGCCAACGACCAGGTGATCACCGCTGATGAGCAACTCACCCGCTTTGGTGGATTTGTACGCGATTTGCTTTTTTTGGCTGGAGAGCCTACAAATACCATCCAGGCTGAATTGCAACTGTGCAAACGTTTGGCGCAACTCAATGATTTTCAAATTCAATTTCCCAACGAAGGGCTTCAACCGCAATGGCGCTGTCCGGCCTTGTTGTTTTTGTCTTTGGTGTACCAAAGCGCAAGGTCAACAACCAAAGACGTAACAAGTTGCCGCATCCTGCAGGAAGAACAAGAAAACCAGGTGACCGTCCAGTTCATCAGCACCATCCCTTTTGCCCTTTCTCAACAGCATCAGGAAATTTGGCTGGATGCCCAAGAGCAATTGAAAAACTTTAGCCTGGGATCCGATTTTGAAGGAGCCTTGAGTGAAGAGGATTCGGGCTGGACGGTCATCATTCGCAAAAAACAATCATGA
- a CDS encoding sensor histidine kinase: MKAVSKQGLIVCLCCMVHWVAAQEVINTSAVLNRPLTLEGLAYPFVPQVFAYDKALPIDAKSVARWYRMQGNNGGLEQEKLPLDGMQVLSVFVLKNPGKDTCRLIFPLPSLKTRLRFGMLLREGAKSVHFYHEINSWKVQSYRTLVYRPEEGKILLVIPPGRQDTVLTISNVAKKHDYVLYSARGYQQLTAMPAVRYMMFYVAMLSFLGFSMLLSLIQYVQQRDVAFLYYVLYLSLMWLLIFRRLEKVNPFLDLGLYLEGSSWWWQHLRAPVYILSFVAYQIFIYYLLRDKVNWPWLQKFILWSNLILVCLIPVHYVIKFYWERLDFMQTVLAPLAIFWLWNFFKLYQRKLGLMVSWVLLGSFFAAVGTIVGNYVGTRVGQESPLTFLHIGDMPLHFAVVIDILCLAVALSFRHHAILHERNEAQNLALKTAKENATHAKKLSLAKKQELDQRKNELHQQSDGLIKQRIASIETQKQQALAETELLALREQLKPHFVANCINSIRNLIARDKTADASLYLSKLGILLGQIFEMTEKSAISLQEELELLKLYLDLEQLRFRDRFKVVFHIDPEVSLDQLQLPPMLLQPYAENAIKHAFKDNNLTQELRISVEKQTSGGVILAIEDNGIGRPAAALKAKEGISAGTGVGMGLCADRLKLFNERFNVQSKIDIIDLVEHGESRGTRVQIHFLLKKPNNNDDQNHPG, from the coding sequence ATGAAAGCGGTGTCCAAACAGGGGTTGATTGTTTGCTTGTGCTGTATGGTGCACTGGGTTGCTGCACAAGAAGTCATCAACACTTCGGCGGTGCTCAATCGCCCTTTGACGCTCGAAGGGCTGGCTTATCCTTTTGTCCCCCAGGTTTTTGCATACGATAAAGCCTTGCCCATCGACGCCAAAAGTGTGGCTAGGTGGTACCGCATGCAGGGAAATAATGGGGGGCTGGAACAAGAAAAACTCCCCCTGGATGGCATGCAAGTACTCAGCGTTTTTGTACTTAAAAACCCCGGAAAAGATACCTGTCGACTGATTTTTCCCCTCCCCAGTTTAAAAACCAGATTGAGATTTGGTATGCTGCTGCGCGAAGGAGCAAAATCTGTGCATTTTTACCATGAAATCAACAGTTGGAAAGTACAATCGTACCGCACTTTGGTCTACCGACCGGAAGAAGGGAAAATTTTGCTGGTGATTCCCCCTGGCCGGCAGGACACCGTACTCACCATTAGCAATGTGGCCAAAAAGCACGATTATGTGCTGTATAGCGCCCGTGGTTACCAGCAATTGACCGCCATGCCTGCTGTCCGTTACATGATGTTTTATGTGGCCATGCTGAGTTTTTTAGGGTTTTCGATGCTGTTGAGTTTGATCCAATATGTTCAACAACGCGATGTGGCTTTTCTCTATTACGTCCTCTATTTGAGCCTGATGTGGCTATTAATTTTTCGCCGCCTGGAAAAAGTCAATCCTTTTTTGGATTTGGGGCTGTACCTTGAAGGCAGTTCCTGGTGGTGGCAACATCTGCGTGCTCCGGTTTACATCCTTTCATTTGTAGCTTATCAAATTTTCATATATTACCTGCTGCGGGATAAAGTAAACTGGCCCTGGTTGCAGAAATTCATCCTTTGGAGCAACCTGATTTTGGTGTGTTTGATTCCGGTACATTACGTCATCAAATTTTATTGGGAAAGGCTGGATTTTATGCAAACCGTATTGGCACCGCTGGCAATCTTTTGGCTGTGGAATTTTTTCAAATTGTATCAACGCAAGTTGGGGCTCATGGTGAGTTGGGTACTTTTGGGCTCTTTTTTTGCCGCAGTCGGAACGATAGTGGGCAATTATGTCGGTACCCGGGTAGGTCAGGAAAGCCCGCTGACTTTTTTGCACATTGGAGACATGCCTTTGCATTTTGCCGTGGTGATCGATATCCTGTGCTTGGCGGTAGCCCTCAGTTTTCGGCATCATGCCATTCTGCACGAACGCAATGAGGCTCAAAATCTGGCCTTAAAAACCGCAAAAGAAAATGCTACCCATGCCAAAAAACTGAGCCTGGCCAAAAAACAGGAATTGGACCAGCGCAAAAACGAACTCCATCAACAAAGTGACGGCCTGATCAAACAACGCATTGCAAGCATTGAAACCCAAAAGCAACAAGCCCTGGCTGAGACCGAACTGCTGGCGCTCCGCGAGCAACTCAAACCTCATTTTGTCGCCAATTGTATCAATTCGATCCGCAACCTCATTGCCCGGGATAAAACCGCCGACGCCAGTCTCTATTTGTCTAAACTCGGCATCCTGCTGGGGCAGATTTTTGAAATGACCGAAAAGTCGGCCATTTCCCTGCAAGAAGAACTGGAGCTACTAAAATTGTACCTCGATCTGGAGCAATTGCGTTTCCGCGACCGCTTTAAAGTGGTCTTTCACATTGACCCGGAAGTTTCCCTGGACCAGCTCCAGTTGCCCCCCATGTTGTTGCAACCTTATGCCGAAAATGCGATTAAACACGCCTTTAAAGACAACAATCTTACACAGGAACTCAGAATTTCGGTGGAAAAACAAACATCAGGAGGGGTGATTCTGGCCATTGAAGACAATGGAATTGGTCGACCTGCTGCGGCTTTAAAAGCCAAAGAAGGGATCTCTGCGGGTACTGGAGTGGGCATGGGTTTGTGTGCCGATCGACTCAAATTGTTCAACGAGCGTTTTAATGTACAATCGAAAATCGACATCATCGACTTAGTCGAACATGGTGAATCCCGTGGTACCCGTGTTCAAATACATTTTTTACTCAAAAAACCCAATAACAATGATGATCAAAACCATCCTGGTTGA
- a CDS encoding LytR/AlgR family response regulator transcription factor has product MMIKTILVDDEQDALDILERDLANYCPDVVVIKQFRSAIEAKAAILELRPDLVFLDIEMPEIKGIDLAKSLKDEGFSPAIIFVTAYPQFGAQAFEVDAVDFLLKPVESDRLKQAVEKYMAHNLEGQIAELNKKAPTYIRISSQSGFDLLQIEDISYLKADGPITRFYLVDKHTVAAGRNLGIFEKTLASQGFFRVHNGYLVNYKFIRQYDNKESCIVLSTGVKVPVAQQRLRDFLIWIDAFTA; this is encoded by the coding sequence ATGATGATCAAAACCATCCTGGTTGATGATGAACAAGATGCACTGGACATCCTGGAGCGCGATCTGGCCAATTATTGTCCCGACGTAGTGGTCATCAAACAATTTCGCTCGGCCATCGAGGCCAAAGCTGCCATTCTGGAGCTTAGGCCAGATCTGGTTTTTTTGGACATCGAAATGCCCGAAATCAAAGGCATTGACCTGGCCAAAAGCCTAAAAGATGAAGGATTCTCGCCGGCCATCATTTTTGTAACGGCCTATCCCCAGTTCGGCGCCCAGGCCTTTGAAGTTGATGCCGTAGATTTTTTACTCAAACCGGTAGAATCAGATCGTTTAAAGCAAGCGGTAGAGAAGTATATGGCCCATAACCTGGAAGGCCAAATTGCGGAGTTGAACAAAAAAGCACCCACCTATATCCGCATTTCCAGTCAATCCGGTTTTGATTTGTTGCAAATCGAAGACATCAGTTACCTGAAAGCGGACGGCCCCATTACCCGTTTTTACCTGGTGGATAAACACACCGTGGCTGCGGGCCGAAATCTGGGGATTTTTGAAAAAACACTGGCGAGCCAGGGTTTTTTCAGGGTGCACAACGGTTATTTGGTCAATTATAAATTCATTCGCCAATACGACAACAAAGAATCTTGTATTGTTTTGAGTACGGGGGTCAAAGTCCCGGTGGCCCAGCAACGGTTGCGCGATTTTTTGATCTGGATCGATGCATTTACCGCATAG
- a CDS encoding DUF6797 domain-containing protein, whose amino-acid sequence MKKSHFYFLFVLVFMLINCKTSNQLAYHLAANDLPATEKNLDHAGFISDFDSKALARGERIYHANCINCHGDEENEGSIPLSLKFWSEPFKAGNDAYAMYQTITKGYGSMPPQVALSPQEKYDVIHYIQTELVSKNKTSTLPKVTPEYLSALPKGTSRGPAIKPYQPWADMDYGNFLMNTYELADEKTGIPRYHSPGPSPFRDEDYSKNNFAYKGIAVRLDKGAGGVSKGNAWMVFDHDLMRVAGAYTGEGFIDWNAILLNDKHETYPRTIGKLHFETPVGPGWANPSTGKFDDPRFEARDGRKFGPLPKSWANYQGLYHVEDQVILAYTVGESAILEKFGLVNASIFTRTLNVSPSSAILKMRVANLPAKVKVLGKGATLTEENGQIFMQINAKDSVKVCVFIGDKDAEFAEKDLAEPESLLKYTTGKSRAHYPETIKTAVIKGKEDGPFAVDQLTPPFENPWACRMKLSGIDFFKDANTAVACATDGDIWLIKGLLNPEGVLTWQRIGSGLFQPLGIKIVEEKIYVTCRDQLVRLRDLNGDMETDFYESFNHDHQVTDHFHEFAMGLQTDQAGNFYYAKSGRHAREALIPQHGTLLKVSADGAQTDIIATGFRAANGVCINPDGSFIVTDQQGYWNPMNRINWVKGVGKFYGNMWGYNPPKDSSRAAMEQPLVWVDMQYDRSPSEMVWVDSKKWGALNGGLLSLSYGYGKIQYVLKETVNGQEQGAVIDLPGIKFLTGVMRGRFNPADGQLYVCGMSAWGTNQMMRGGGLYRVRYTGKTLPIPVNMKVLEKSIVLDFATQLDQTAAADLTNFTVKTWQLLRSKKYGSERLDQKILEVTKSQAEGGSLTLNIKNLEKVDVITIDYRIKNAKGEPLKGSIQGTIHQLGK is encoded by the coding sequence ATGAAAAAGAGCCATTTCTATTTTTTGTTCGTACTTGTATTCATGCTGATCAATTGCAAAACGAGCAATCAGCTTGCTTATCATCTTGCTGCAAACGACCTGCCAGCTACCGAAAAAAATTTAGATCATGCCGGCTTTATCAGCGATTTTGACAGTAAAGCATTGGCGCGGGGGGAAAGAATCTACCATGCCAACTGCATCAACTGCCATGGAGATGAAGAAAACGAAGGCTCCATTCCGCTGTCCTTAAAGTTTTGGTCCGAGCCCTTCAAAGCAGGCAATGATGCTTATGCCATGTATCAAACCATTACCAAAGGTTATGGCTCCATGCCACCGCAGGTGGCACTCAGTCCCCAGGAGAAATACGACGTCATCCACTACATTCAAACCGAGTTGGTGTCAAAAAACAAAACTTCAACGCTGCCAAAAGTAACGCCCGAATATCTTTCTGCGCTGCCCAAAGGTACATCGAGAGGACCCGCCATTAAACCTTACCAGCCTTGGGCAGACATGGATTATGGGAATTTCCTGATGAATACTTATGAATTGGCAGACGAAAAAACGGGGATTCCGCGCTATCATTCACCCGGTCCTTCCCCTTTCCGTGACGAAGACTACTCGAAAAACAATTTTGCTTATAAAGGTATTGCGGTACGTTTGGACAAAGGTGCAGGTGGGGTTTCAAAAGGCAACGCATGGATGGTTTTTGATCATGACCTCATGCGCGTGGCGGGGGCATACACTGGCGAAGGTTTTATAGATTGGAACGCAATATTGTTAAACGACAAACACGAAACTTACCCACGAACCATCGGTAAACTACACTTTGAAACACCCGTAGGCCCAGGGTGGGCAAACCCAAGCACCGGAAAATTTGACGACCCTCGCTTTGAAGCGCGTGATGGAAGAAAGTTTGGGCCTTTGCCTAAATCCTGGGCAAATTATCAGGGGCTTTATCATGTTGAAGACCAAGTCATCCTTGCATATACCGTTGGAGAATCGGCTATTTTAGAAAAATTCGGGTTGGTCAACGCTTCTATATTTACCCGCACCCTGAATGTTTCGCCTTCCAGTGCTATTTTGAAAATGCGGGTGGCCAATCTGCCCGCCAAAGTAAAAGTATTGGGCAAAGGAGCTACGCTGACAGAGGAAAATGGGCAAATTTTCATGCAGATCAATGCTAAAGATTCAGTAAAAGTTTGTGTATTCATTGGCGATAAGGATGCTGAGTTTGCTGAAAAGGATTTGGCTGAGCCTGAATCCTTGCTCAAATACACCACAGGAAAAAGTCGTGCTCATTATCCCGAAACCATTAAAACCGCTGTGATCAAGGGGAAAGAAGATGGCCCATTTGCCGTTGATCAACTGACCCCACCCTTCGAAAATCCCTGGGCTTGTCGCATGAAATTGAGTGGTATTGATTTTTTTAAAGATGCCAATACCGCTGTTGCCTGTGCCACCGATGGTGACATTTGGTTGATCAAAGGACTTTTAAACCCTGAAGGTGTATTGACCTGGCAACGAATTGGTTCGGGGCTATTTCAACCTTTGGGCATTAAAATAGTGGAGGAAAAAATATACGTGACTTGCCGTGACCAATTGGTACGCTTGCGGGATTTGAACGGAGATATGGAAACCGATTTTTATGAAAGCTTCAACCATGATCATCAGGTAACCGATCATTTCCATGAATTTGCCATGGGGTTGCAAACCGACCAGGCCGGTAATTTTTATTACGCCAAAAGTGGAAGACATGCCAGGGAGGCGCTCATTCCACAACACGGTACTTTGCTAAAAGTTAGTGCCGACGGCGCCCAAACAGACATCATTGCCACGGGTTTTAGAGCAGCAAATGGGGTTTGTATCAATCCTGACGGCAGCTTTATCGTAACCGACCAACAGGGATATTGGAACCCGATGAACCGCATCAACTGGGTGAAAGGGGTAGGGAAATTTTACGGCAATATGTGGGGGTATAATCCACCCAAAGATTCGTCAAGGGCGGCCATGGAGCAGCCCTTGGTGTGGGTCGATATGCAATATGACCGCTCGCCTTCTGAAATGGTGTGGGTAGACAGTAAGAAATGGGGCGCTTTGAATGGCGGCCTGTTGAGCCTTTCTTATGGCTACGGCAAAATTCAGTATGTGTTAAAAGAAACCGTAAATGGACAAGAACAAGGGGCCGTGATAGATTTGCCGGGAATAAAATTCCTTACGGGGGTCATGCGCGGCAGATTTAATCCAGCCGATGGCCAACTGTATGTTTGCGGGATGTCGGCTTGGGGCACCAACCAAATGATGCGCGGGGGTGGGTTGTATCGGGTTCGATATACGGGCAAAACACTCCCGATTCCAGTGAATATGAAGGTGCTCGAAAAGAGTATAGTGCTGGACTTCGCTACCCAATTAGACCAAACAGCTGCCGCCGATTTAACCAATTTTACTGTAAAAACCTGGCAATTGTTGAGAAGTAAAAAATATGGTTCAGAACGATTGGACCAGAAAATTTTGGAAGTAACCAAATCCCAAGCGGAGGGAGGTAGTTTGACTTTAAACATTAAAAACTTGGAAAAAGTGGACGTAATCACCATCGATTACCGTATCAAAAACGCCAAAGGCGAGCCGTTGAAAGGTTCAATACAAGGCACCATTCATCAACTTGGGAAATAG
- a CDS encoding riboflavin synthase produces the protein MFTGIIESLGEVQNIRREGSNVHFSIASTISSELKIDQSVSHNGVCLTVVAIEDQVHTVTAIEETLKRSNLGQWQVGSLVNLERAMLSNGRLDGHIVQGHVDGTGLCTKVEDRDGSWNFHFRYTPTEEHLLVDKGSICVNGVSLTVVSPVDDLFSVSIIPYTYAHTTFQSIREGDLVNLEFDVIGKYIARYAQLYFKGMPG, from the coding sequence ATGTTCACCGGAATCATCGAATCGCTCGGCGAAGTACAAAACATCCGCCGCGAAGGCAGCAATGTCCATTTCAGCATCGCCTCCACCATTTCTTCCGAACTCAAAATTGACCAAAGTGTGTCGCACAATGGGGTTTGCCTAACGGTGGTAGCCATCGAAGACCAGGTCCATACCGTCACGGCCATCGAAGAGACGCTAAAGCGCAGCAACCTGGGGCAATGGCAGGTGGGGAGTCTGGTCAATTTGGAACGCGCCATGCTGTCCAATGGTCGCCTGGATGGCCACATTGTGCAAGGCCATGTGGATGGAACGGGTTTGTGTACCAAAGTGGAAGACCGCGATGGGAGTTGGAATTTTCATTTCCGCTATACACCGACTGAGGAGCATTTGTTGGTGGACAAAGGTTCGATTTGTGTCAATGGGGTGAGTTTGACAGTGGTGAGTCCGGTGGATGATCTGTTTTCAGTGTCGATCATTCCGTATACTTATGCGCATACTACTTTTCAATCGATTCGGGAAGGTGACCTGGTGAATCTGGAATTTGATGTGATTGGGAAGTACATTGCGCGGTATGCGCAGTTGTATTTTAAGGGGATGCCTGGTTAG